The Desulfuromonas versatilis genome has a segment encoding these proteins:
- a CDS encoding serine protein kinase PrkA yields MPVKKYDQSLLSHLKAVKEGNRRFENAFQGVARMILEEKIEKVVVNGKTTYDFQIFRNGRKHVIGMYDELNSFVSFVKDAAEGGSSKEMAFVLVGEPGNGKTFFVEFLCSRYRQFLSDERNRKYTFRLTGMGELGGYGRISTIESQTYEDPMILAMNLFEAEEENREFLAKKGGFSDPEIDRFYENYRPLGACSGYMWNDIRSFAGGKIEDMLKRVEIIPVPLTESLGTVTGKYAAKDKITSSAVDLLGEESIQRLLHITDTNNPYRFDLRRGALARVAGGGIHFSDEIYKNKKDLVQVYLGVIQNRVIEIDGYKWPIDTLIIATSNNSEFNRFLAEKEEAPIVDRCRVCYVSHNTNYRMQRDLTYYAIGSETKTTLAKEDLHQDPNLNYATSAAAVLTRLPRSEKLTPVETMKLAAGEVAGEKSIKALAEVIDTLNQEPDITKRFGQKGLGQRNLGRAVQLLMESSETNEGRCMFAYDVFEAFDRIILDYVPDANDRAKYLEDLKIAKTLYRERIMTEMFNAYMDEPQAIRKDVMNYVNMVIGIDAENLGPDRMWKYKDPQSGELKALKIDERFVKSIEERLGLKTEEQRETFRTSIRKIYGQKISVDPNYDFMDNLELVKAVTDVRLKSDIAGAGSLIGALANRTNEENQKLYDRMIRTMLKKLGYCTTCAQKTIEYFCTQEDEA; encoded by the coding sequence ATGCCAGTAAAAAAATACGACCAGTCGCTGCTCAGCCATCTGAAGGCCGTGAAGGAAGGGAATCGCCGGTTCGAAAACGCCTTTCAGGGAGTCGCCCGGATGATCCTTGAGGAGAAGATCGAGAAAGTCGTGGTCAACGGCAAAACCACCTACGACTTCCAGATCTTCCGCAACGGCCGCAAACACGTGATCGGCATGTATGACGAACTCAACAGCTTCGTCTCTTTCGTCAAGGACGCGGCCGAAGGGGGCTCGAGCAAGGAAATGGCTTTCGTGCTGGTCGGCGAGCCTGGCAACGGCAAGACCTTTTTCGTGGAGTTCCTCTGCAGCCGCTACCGCCAGTTCCTCAGCGACGAACGCAACCGCAAATACACCTTCAGGCTGACCGGCATGGGCGAGCTCGGCGGCTACGGGCGCATCTCCACCATCGAGTCGCAGACCTACGAAGACCCGATGATCCTGGCCATGAACCTGTTCGAGGCCGAGGAGGAGAATCGCGAGTTCCTGGCCAAAAAGGGGGGCTTCAGCGACCCGGAAATCGACCGGTTCTACGAAAACTATCGCCCCCTGGGGGCCTGCAGCGGCTACATGTGGAATGACATCCGCAGTTTTGCCGGCGGCAAGATCGAGGACATGCTCAAGCGCGTGGAGATCATCCCCGTCCCCCTCACCGAGAGCCTCGGTACGGTCACCGGCAAGTACGCGGCCAAGGACAAGATCACCTCCTCGGCCGTCGACCTGCTGGGCGAGGAGTCGATCCAGCGCCTGCTGCACATCACCGACACCAACAACCCTTACCGCTTCGACCTGCGCCGGGGGGCGCTGGCCCGGGTGGCGGGCGGCGGCATCCATTTCTCCGACGAGATCTACAAGAATAAAAAGGACCTGGTCCAGGTCTACCTGGGGGTGATCCAGAACCGGGTCATCGAAATCGACGGCTACAAGTGGCCCATCGACACCCTGATCATCGCCACCAGCAACAACTCGGAGTTCAACCGCTTTCTCGCCGAGAAGGAGGAGGCGCCCATCGTCGACCGCTGCCGGGTCTGCTACGTTTCGCACAACACCAACTACCGCATGCAGAGGGACCTGACCTACTACGCCATCGGCAGCGAGACCAAGACCACCCTGGCCAAGGAGGATCTGCACCAGGACCCCAACCTCAACTACGCCACCTCGGCCGCGGCGGTGCTGACCCGCCTGCCGCGCAGCGAAAAGCTCACCCCGGTGGAGACCATGAAACTCGCCGCCGGTGAGGTGGCCGGCGAGAAGAGCATCAAGGCCCTGGCCGAGGTCATCGACACCCTCAACCAGGAGCCCGACATTACCAAGCGCTTCGGCCAGAAGGGGCTGGGCCAGCGCAACCTGGGCAGGGCGGTGCAGTTGCTGATGGAGAGCTCGGAGACCAACGAGGGGCGCTGCATGTTCGCCTACGACGTCTTCGAGGCCTTTGACCGCATCATCCTCGACTACGTCCCCGACGCCAACGACCGGGCCAAGTATCTGGAGGACCTGAAGATCGCCAAGACCCTCTACCGCGAACGGATCATGACCGAGATGTTCAACGCCTACATGGACGAGCCCCAGGCGATCCGCAAGGACGTGATGAACTACGTCAACATGGTCATCGGCATCGACGCCGAAAACCTGGGCCCCGACCGGATGTGGAAGTACAAGGATCCGCAGAGCGGCGAGCTCAAGGCGCTGAAGATCGACGAGCGCTTCGTCAAGAGCATCGAGGAGCGGCTCGGCCTCAAGACCGAGGAGCAGCGCGAGACCTTCCGCACCTCGATCCGCAAGATCTACGGGCAGAAGATCTCCGTCGACCCCAACTACGACTTCATGGACAACCTCGAGCTGGTCAAGGCGGTCACCGACGTGCGCCTCAAGTCCGACATCGCCGGTGCCGGCAGCCTGATCGGGGCGCTGGCCAACCGCACCAACGAGGAGAACCAGAAGCTCTACGACCGGATGATCCGGACCATGCTGAAGAAGCTCGGTTACTGCACCACCTGCGCGCAGAAGACCATCGAGTATTTCTGCACCCAGGAGGATGAGGCGTAA
- a CDS encoding DUF444 family protein produces MNPKLARYFAEIKKRGLSPQREALIRAELALGGGHGLREVVGREEFATSALGLYADGDLSRIQAMTSPQGSYTTNVRSLDELLERDRQREKDGFPRKIRVGRLIKPGKGDSGKVVVVPTTVEEKFLHDSAFKQEQEGGGASGGTGEGEEGEVIGEQPVRGPGEAGSGSAGQGEGGGHEVESNAYDLGRILTEKFELPNLKEKGKKRSLSRYTYELTDKNRGFGQVLDKKATLRKILETNISLGNLPDLGEIDTTRFLISPDDKVYRILSREKDYESQAMVFFVRDYSGSMEGKATELVVSQHVMIYSWLLYQYEKNVESRFIVHDTDATEVPDFYTYYNSRVAGGTRVAAAYRLVNEIVDKENLVQDYNIYIFHGTDGDDWDTGGKEVLPELKAMLRYANRVGVTIAEHISGPSHSTEVERYLKSSGLIEQASNLLRLDVMGEDADEKRVIEGIKSLIS; encoded by the coding sequence ATGAATCCGAAGCTGGCTAGATATTTTGCAGAGATCAAGAAGCGCGGGCTTTCGCCGCAGCGCGAGGCGCTGATCCGGGCCGAGCTGGCGTTGGGCGGCGGTCATGGACTGCGCGAGGTGGTTGGGCGCGAGGAATTTGCCACCTCCGCCTTGGGTCTCTACGCTGACGGCGATCTTTCGCGGATCCAGGCCATGACTTCGCCGCAGGGCTCCTACACCACCAACGTGCGCTCGCTGGACGAGCTGCTGGAGCGGGACCGGCAGCGGGAGAAGGACGGTTTCCCCCGCAAGATCCGGGTGGGGCGGCTGATCAAGCCGGGCAAGGGGGATTCGGGCAAGGTGGTGGTGGTGCCGACCACGGTGGAGGAGAAGTTTCTCCACGACTCCGCCTTCAAGCAGGAGCAGGAAGGGGGTGGCGCCTCCGGCGGCACCGGCGAGGGCGAAGAGGGCGAGGTCATCGGCGAACAGCCGGTGCGCGGTCCCGGCGAGGCCGGGTCCGGCAGCGCCGGCCAGGGCGAAGGGGGCGGCCACGAGGTGGAGTCCAACGCCTACGACCTGGGCCGCATCCTCACCGAGAAGTTCGAGCTGCCCAACCTCAAGGAAAAGGGGAAGAAGCGCTCCCTGTCGCGCTACACCTACGAGCTGACCGACAAGAACCGGGGCTTCGGCCAGGTGCTCGACAAGAAGGCTACCTTGCGCAAGATCCTCGAGACCAACATCAGCCTCGGCAACCTGCCGGATCTGGGGGAGATCGACACCACCAGGTTCCTGATCTCCCCCGACGACAAGGTCTACCGGATCCTCTCCCGCGAGAAGGACTACGAGTCCCAGGCGATGGTCTTTTTCGTGCGGGACTACTCGGGGTCGATGGAGGGCAAGGCCACCGAACTGGTGGTCTCCCAGCACGTGATGATCTACAGCTGGCTACTCTACCAGTACGAGAAAAATGTCGAGTCGCGCTTCATCGTCCACGACACCGACGCCACCGAGGTACCCGACTTCTACACCTACTACAACTCGCGGGTGGCCGGCGGCACGCGGGTGGCGGCCGCCTACCGGCTGGTCAACGAGATCGTCGACAAGGAGAACCTGGTGCAGGACTACAACATATACATCTTCCACGGCACCGACGGCGACGACTGGGACACCGGCGGCAAGGAGGTGCTGCCCGAGCTCAAGGCCATGCTGCGCTACGCCAACCGGGTCGGGGTGACCATCGCCGAGCACATCTCGGGGCCCAGCCACAGCACCGAGGTCGAGCGCTACCTGAAGAGCTCCGGCCTGATCGAGCAGGCCTCCAACCTGCTGCGGCTCGACGTGATGGGCGAGGACGCCGACGAGAAGCGGGTCATCGAGGGGATCAAGTCATTGATTTCGTGA
- a CDS encoding SpoVR family protein, translating into MELIDQHTKNIMEGCKERARQAGLRFQDETLEYIVTNRDLLELSPKLMIPTLYDYWVHDVEVLKEKGRYELYPHNPYETVINTRPAISFYNDNNPDWLNVMIFYHVLAHIDFFQNNLYFRHTWDFDLTGQALSDKRLIAKLRSEKGRWVDYVIEFARAIDNLVDYHGELSAVHRPGVGVRSRRLDYYFDLFLQQVKKVKISEYVTEIERYNQCTREYREQAEQCFFAEVNARYPEFEAMFEKHRGGKPDGRKDLMQFLLEHSEFLNKDENKWMLSVIQVIRKTSLYFQPQIRTKFMNEGWASYWHEKLFLQDERIGGHEVDFARVHAGVTSLPRVGLNPYAIGMRLFQHLEEMADKGRLSNDYQRLLDADKRKTFDSKAMKGQQKIFEIRENLSDFTFINTYVDQDFVDRFRLFVVDRRLNEARMVWQYYVKSRKAGDYREMLLGSLYHPPVIRVDTGRTRDGTLCLVHRFEGKPLVREFIANTMMGIEFLWGGPVQLETSEVAGTATRPPSARERGEKEPEIAWRRVLYEMKDRKLTKLAIG; encoded by the coding sequence ATGGAACTCATCGACCAGCATACCAAGAACATCATGGAAGGGTGCAAGGAGCGGGCGCGCCAGGCGGGGTTGCGCTTCCAGGACGAGACCCTCGAGTACATCGTCACCAACCGTGACCTGCTCGAGCTCTCGCCCAAGCTGATGATCCCCACCCTCTATGACTACTGGGTGCATGACGTCGAGGTGCTCAAGGAGAAGGGGCGCTACGAACTCTATCCCCACAACCCCTACGAGACGGTCATCAACACCCGTCCGGCCATCTCCTTCTACAACGACAACAACCCCGACTGGCTCAACGTGATGATCTTCTATCACGTGCTGGCGCATATCGACTTTTTCCAGAACAACCTGTACTTCCGCCACACCTGGGATTTCGACCTGACCGGCCAGGCCCTTTCGGACAAGCGGCTGATCGCCAAGCTGCGCTCGGAAAAGGGGCGCTGGGTCGATTACGTCATCGAGTTCGCCCGGGCCATCGACAACCTGGTCGATTACCACGGCGAGCTCTCCGCCGTCCACCGCCCCGGGGTCGGTGTGCGTTCACGGCGCCTCGACTATTACTTCGATTTGTTCCTGCAGCAGGTGAAAAAGGTCAAGATCAGCGAATACGTGACGGAGATCGAGCGCTACAACCAATGCACCCGCGAATACCGCGAACAGGCCGAGCAGTGCTTCTTCGCCGAGGTCAACGCCAGGTATCCCGAGTTCGAGGCGATGTTCGAAAAGCACCGCGGCGGCAAGCCCGACGGCCGCAAGGACCTGATGCAGTTTTTGCTGGAGCATTCGGAGTTTCTGAACAAGGACGAGAACAAGTGGATGCTCTCGGTGATCCAGGTGATCCGCAAGACCTCCCTGTATTTTCAGCCGCAGATCCGCACCAAGTTCATGAACGAGGGATGGGCCAGCTACTGGCACGAGAAGCTGTTTCTGCAGGACGAGCGCATCGGCGGCCACGAAGTCGACTTCGCCCGGGTGCACGCCGGGGTGACCTCCCTGCCGCGGGTCGGCCTCAACCCCTACGCCATCGGCATGCGGCTGTTCCAGCACCTGGAGGAGATGGCGGACAAGGGCCGGCTTTCCAACGACTACCAGCGCCTGCTCGATGCCGACAAGCGCAAGACCTTCGACTCCAAGGCGATGAAGGGTCAGCAGAAGATTTTCGAAATCCGCGAGAACCTCTCCGACTTCACCTTCATCAACACCTACGTCGACCAGGACTTCGTCGACCGCTTCCGGCTGTTTGTCGTCGACCGGCGCCTCAACGAGGCGCGCATGGTCTGGCAGTACTACGTCAAGAGCCGCAAGGCCGGGGATTATCGCGAGATGCTGCTCGGCAGCCTCTACCACCCGCCGGTGATCCGCGTGGACACCGGGCGGACCCGCGACGGCACTCTCTGCCTGGTCCACCGCTTCGAAGGCAAGCCGCTGGTTCGCGAATTCATCGCCAACACCATGATGGGGATCGAATTTCTCTGGGGGGGGCCGGTGCAGCTGGAGACCAGCGAGGTGGCCGGAACCGCAACCCGGCCGCCCAGCGCCCGCGAGCGCGGCGAAAAGGAGCCGGAGATCGCCTGGCGCCGGGTACTCTACGAGATGAAGGATCGCAAGTTGACCAAGCTGGCCATCGGTTGA
- a CDS encoding serine protein kinase PrkA: protein MKNIHRALHRIDRSISEWEQRPPVSFDAFLARLTEEPAGMVRNIFQVFHDLIKGHITDGTDEYPDDPESIHYVSYDFTPLFVDGVDNPFFADRLFANRLVTLVEALNRGAQQNKIYIFEGPHGCGKSTFLNNLLLKFEQFVNTEKGALYETVWRLSRADLGGGNDAEHVLERLSYLLDHSPGNAEETAKKVKAEAARRSVEYLEVPCPSHDHPLLMVPKNFRRQFLDDLFGNTEFKWRLFTEKEYEWVFRDSACTICSSLYQTLLGRLRSPARVLQMVYARPFQFNRRLSEGVSVFNPGDKPMKKNILSNSILQSRLNELFRDSNLVRYIFSRFAKTNNGVYALMDVKAHNVERLIELHNIISEGVHKVDDVEEHVNSLFLALMNPEDRENIREFQSFSDRIEYIKIPYVLDLKTEVEIYRNIFGKHIEESFLPRVLHNFARVIIATRLNAKSEAMLEWIPDPEKYRLYCDENLQLLKMEIYTGFIPRWLSEEDVKRLTAKRRRRIIGESEKEGGHGLTGRDSIKLFNDFFSTYARPGELINMSILGSFFTKRHPEVAEMLPRGFLDSLLRMYNYSVLQEVKESLYYYNEDQIARDISNYLFAINFEAGSVETCRYTGERLEISEEFFGSIERRILGPDTDAARRLSFRKATQKEYTSQTLTQEIMAAGRPITETGLFGALRERYVHNLKEKVLDPFLENENFRRAIKDYGREDFKTYDKRIRADVSFLIRNLCSRYRYTENGARDVCMYVIDNDLARQFS, encoded by the coding sequence ATGAAAAACATCCATCGAGCACTACACCGCATCGACCGCAGCATCAGTGAATGGGAACAGCGTCCGCCCGTCTCCTTCGACGCCTTTTTGGCCAGGCTGACCGAGGAGCCGGCAGGGATGGTGCGTAACATTTTTCAGGTCTTTCACGACCTGATCAAGGGGCACATCACCGATGGGACGGACGAGTACCCCGATGATCCCGAATCGATCCACTACGTCTCCTACGATTTCACCCCGCTGTTCGTCGACGGGGTCGACAACCCCTTTTTCGCCGACCGGCTGTTCGCCAACCGCCTGGTCACCCTGGTCGAGGCCCTCAACCGCGGGGCCCAGCAGAACAAGATCTATATCTTCGAGGGGCCCCACGGCTGCGGCAAGAGCACCTTTCTGAACAACCTGCTGCTGAAATTCGAGCAGTTCGTCAACACCGAAAAAGGCGCCCTGTATGAAACCGTCTGGCGGCTCAGCCGGGCGGACCTGGGCGGCGGCAACGACGCCGAGCATGTGCTCGAGCGTCTCTCCTACCTGCTCGACCATTCGCCGGGCAACGCCGAGGAGACCGCCAAGAAGGTCAAGGCCGAAGCCGCCAGGCGCAGCGTCGAGTACCTGGAGGTCCCCTGCCCGAGCCACGACCATCCGCTGCTGATGGTGCCGAAGAATTTCCGCCGGCAGTTTCTCGACGATCTGTTCGGCAACACCGAGTTCAAGTGGCGGCTGTTCACCGAAAAGGAATACGAGTGGGTGTTCCGCGACAGCGCCTGCACCATCTGCAGCAGCCTCTACCAGACCCTGCTGGGGCGCCTGCGCAGCCCGGCCCGGGTGCTGCAGATGGTCTACGCCAGGCCCTTCCAGTTCAACCGGCGGCTCAGCGAGGGGGTCAGCGTCTTCAACCCCGGCGACAAGCCGATGAAGAAGAACATCCTCTCCAACTCCATCCTGCAGAGTCGGCTCAACGAGCTGTTTCGCGACAGCAACCTGGTGCGCTACATCTTCTCGCGCTTCGCCAAGACCAACAACGGTGTCTATGCGCTGATGGACGTCAAGGCCCACAACGTCGAGCGGCTCATCGAGCTGCACAACATCATCAGCGAAGGGGTGCACAAGGTCGATGATGTCGAGGAGCACGTCAACTCCCTGTTCCTGGCCCTGATGAACCCCGAAGACCGGGAGAACATCCGCGAGTTCCAGTCTTTCTCCGACCGCATCGAGTACATCAAGATCCCCTACGTCCTCGACCTGAAGACCGAGGTGGAGATCTACCGGAACATATTCGGCAAGCACATCGAGGAGAGCTTTCTGCCGCGGGTGCTGCACAACTTCGCCCGGGTGATCATCGCCACCCGGCTCAACGCCAAGTCCGAGGCGATGCTCGAGTGGATTCCCGACCCCGAGAAGTACCGGCTTTACTGCGACGAGAACCTGCAGCTGCTGAAGATGGAGATCTACACCGGCTTCATCCCCCGCTGGCTCAGCGAGGAGGACGTCAAGCGGCTGACCGCCAAGCGCCGCCGGCGCATCATCGGCGAATCGGAGAAGGAAGGGGGGCACGGGCTCACCGGCCGTGACTCGATCAAGCTGTTCAACGATTTCTTCTCCACCTACGCGCGCCCCGGCGAACTGATCAACATGTCGATCCTCGGCAGCTTTTTCACCAAGCGCCACCCCGAGGTGGCGGAGATGCTTCCCAGGGGGTTTCTCGACTCGCTGCTGCGCATGTACAACTATTCGGTGCTGCAGGAGGTCAAGGAGTCGCTCTACTACTACAACGAGGACCAGATCGCCCGGGACATCTCCAATTACCTCTTCGCCATCAATTTCGAAGCGGGTTCGGTGGAGACCTGCCGCTACACCGGAGAGCGGCTGGAGATCAGCGAGGAGTTCTTCGGCTCCATCGAGCGGCGCATTCTCGGACCCGACACCGATGCCGCGCGCCGCCTGAGTTTTCGCAAGGCCACCCAGAAGGAGTACACCTCGCAGACCCTGACCCAGGAGATCATGGCGGCCGGTCGGCCCATCACCGAAACCGGCCTGTTCGGTGCGCTTCGGGAGCGCTACGTGCACAACCTCAAGGAAAAAGTCCTCGACCCCTTCCTGGAAAACGAAAACTTCCGACGGGCGATCAAGGATTATGGCCGCGAGGATTTCAAAACCTACGACAAACGCATCCGGGCCGATGTCAGCTTCCTGATCCGCAACCTCTGCAGCCGGTACCGCTACACCGAGAACGGCGCCCGGGATGTGTGCATGTACGTGATCGACAACGACCTGGCCCGCCAGTTTTCGTGA
- a CDS encoding C40 family peptidase, with the protein MTAASSQSAFLHFLALLLAASLLASGCAAPVLQSPPPEARNLPAWTMPDWALPGLAPEAWKPPLQIPATPPRRTVRLLEPSVANQEDSGDPLQIEPPPLYPEFSLEPSPEELIGKILDDTGLQVMQAALEQMGAPYASGGSSPKGFDCSGLVHYAYSQIGLDVPRSSQELYKIADKVDMTELQPGDLVFFRIYRRRISHVGIFVGEDRFVHAPSRGKRVSISSLEEPYWSRHLVGAGRLR; encoded by the coding sequence ATGACAGCAGCATCGTCTCAGTCTGCGTTTCTGCATTTTCTGGCTCTGCTGCTGGCGGCAAGCCTGCTGGCCTCGGGCTGCGCCGCGCCCGTGCTGCAGAGCCCCCCGCCGGAGGCCCGAAACCTGCCCGCATGGACAATGCCGGACTGGGCCTTGCCGGGGCTGGCGCCCGAGGCCTGGAAGCCCCCCCTGCAGATCCCTGCCACCCCTCCCCGCCGCACCGTCCGCCTGCTGGAACCATCCGTTGCAAACCAGGAAGATTCCGGCGATCCCCTGCAGATCGAGCCGCCGCCGCTGTATCCCGAATTTTCCCTCGAGCCTTCGCCGGAAGAGCTCATCGGCAAGATCCTCGACGACACCGGCCTGCAGGTGATGCAGGCCGCCCTGGAACAGATGGGTGCCCCCTACGCATCCGGCGGCTCCAGCCCGAAAGGCTTCGACTGCAGCGGGCTGGTTCATTACGCCTACAGCCAGATCGGTCTGGATGTACCCCGTTCCAGCCAGGAGCTCTACAAGATTGCCGACAAGGTGGACATGACCGAACTGCAGCCCGGCGACCTGGTGTTTTTCCGCATCTATCGGCGCAGGATCTCCCACGTCGGCATCTTCGTCGGCGAGGATCGTTTCGTCCACGCCCCCTCGCGGGGCAAGCGGGTGAGCATCTCCAGCCTCGAGGAGCCTTACTGGAGCCGACACCTGGTCGGGGCGGGACGCCTGCGCTGA
- a CDS encoding mechanosensitive ion channel family protein: protein MELLAGLQGIYRDLAVIGGEILLLLGGFVATMLLARLVFRWLGSVPALENHRPRLVRLQRLVRAVLLLMLLILCLAVGGFNGYLISQKVDVFAYTRGWIAKIPPDFWPQLGLGLAKIFALVVSACFVLHWLRRLMGMLEARAKGYEQVQANDESITAFFASLTRILGNVTWLGVFILSAGFLDLPGPVVGVLWIILRIYLIVAIGLLVVKTVAAVVESLDALSKKYWYRENYLGWYERLSTLVPLLRRCLEYVIYVFVATGVLLQVEFIAHLATIGPRVVKAIGIVFLSKVVVAICNLLVDRALGPREDLEEAERKRRLTVNPIFKSLLEYGVYFIAFVLILKAFDLNPLPILAGAGIVGVVVGLGAQPLINDIVSGFFVLFENLFLVGDYVETGEARGTVEAIHMRTTRIRDPDGQVHILRNGQLGSVINYSKDYTHAVVEVGVAYESDLDRVYRVLAETGQRLMAENEFVLSPTEVKGLKEFGESELLIRTVTRVKPGHHRDVAFQLRKMIKEDFDRAGIEIPFARRVLIFRNEASQDTAAADSAQPLPGLGVQAGSAKGKD, encoded by the coding sequence ATGGAGCTACTGGCCGGATTGCAGGGCATCTACCGGGACCTTGCGGTAATCGGCGGGGAAATCCTGCTGCTGCTGGGCGGCTTTGTCGCGACCATGCTGCTGGCGCGGCTGGTGTTTCGCTGGCTGGGGTCCGTGCCGGCCCTGGAAAACCACCGGCCGCGGCTGGTCCGGCTGCAGCGCCTGGTGCGCGCCGTGTTGCTGCTGATGTTGCTGATTCTGTGCCTTGCGGTCGGCGGCTTCAACGGCTACCTGATCAGCCAGAAGGTCGACGTCTTCGCCTATACCCGCGGCTGGATCGCCAAAATCCCCCCCGATTTCTGGCCTCAGCTGGGGCTGGGGTTGGCGAAGATCTTCGCCCTGGTGGTCTCGGCCTGTTTCGTGCTGCACTGGCTGCGCCGCCTGATGGGAATGCTCGAGGCGCGGGCCAAGGGTTACGAGCAGGTTCAAGCCAACGACGAGAGCATCACGGCTTTTTTTGCCAGCCTGACCCGCATCCTGGGCAACGTGACCTGGCTTGGGGTCTTTATCCTTTCGGCGGGGTTTCTGGACCTTCCCGGGCCCGTGGTCGGGGTTCTGTGGATCATCCTGCGGATCTACCTGATCGTCGCCATCGGCCTGCTGGTGGTGAAAACGGTGGCGGCAGTGGTCGAGAGCCTCGACGCGCTGAGCAAAAAGTACTGGTACCGGGAGAACTACCTGGGGTGGTACGAGCGGCTGAGCACGCTGGTCCCCCTGCTGCGGCGCTGTCTGGAATACGTCATCTACGTGTTCGTCGCCACCGGGGTGCTGCTGCAGGTCGAGTTCATCGCCCACCTGGCCACCATCGGACCAAGGGTCGTCAAGGCCATCGGCATCGTGTTTCTCAGCAAGGTGGTGGTGGCCATCTGCAACCTGCTGGTGGACAGGGCCCTCGGCCCCCGGGAAGACCTGGAAGAGGCGGAGCGCAAACGGCGCCTGACGGTCAACCCGATCTTCAAGAGCCTGCTGGAATACGGGGTCTATTTCATCGCCTTCGTGCTGATACTGAAGGCCTTCGATCTCAATCCGCTGCCGATCCTGGCCGGGGCGGGGATTGTCGGGGTGGTGGTGGGCCTGGGGGCCCAGCCGCTGATCAACGACATCGTCTCGGGGTTCTTCGTGCTTTTCGAAAACCTGTTCCTGGTAGGGGATTATGTCGAAACCGGAGAGGCGCGGGGGACGGTGGAGGCGATCCACATGCGCACCACCAGGATACGGGATCCCGACGGCCAGGTGCACATCCTGCGCAACGGCCAGCTCGGCTCGGTCATCAACTACTCCAAGGATTACACCCATGCGGTGGTCGAGGTGGGTGTCGCCTACGAATCGGATCTCGACCGGGTCTACCGGGTGCTCGCGGAAACCGGCCAGCGGCTCATGGCGGAGAATGAATTTGTGCTTTCCCCCACCGAGGTGAAGGGGCTCAAGGAGTTCGGGGAGTCCGAGCTGCTGATCCGCACCGTCACCCGGGTCAAGCCGGGTCATCATCGCGATGTGGCTTTCCAGCTGCGCAAGATGATCAAGGAGGATTTCGACCGCGCCGGGATTGAAATCCCCTTTGCCCGCCGGGTATTGATTTTCCGTAACGAGGCGTCCCAGGATACAGCTGCGGCGGATTCGGCGCAGCCCCTCCCGGGTCTGGGCGTGCAGGCCGGTTCCGCGAAAGGGAAGGACTGA
- a CDS encoding DUF423 domain-containing protein — protein sequence MIKLFVAIGAGNAFLAVALGAFGAHILKARLAADMFAIWQTAVQYHLPHAVGLVVVGILIHLLPGNAMLNWAGWLLVVGMLLFSGSLYLLALSGLRWLGAITPLGGVALLGAWAALVGAVLGAKY from the coding sequence ATGATCAAGCTGTTCGTCGCCATCGGCGCCGGCAATGCCTTTCTGGCCGTGGCCCTCGGCGCCTTCGGCGCCCATATTCTCAAGGCCAGGCTGGCTGCGGACATGTTCGCCATCTGGCAGACCGCGGTGCAGTACCACCTGCCCCATGCCGTCGGCCTGGTCGTGGTAGGCATTCTGATCCACCTGCTGCCGGGAAACGCCATGCTGAACTGGGCCGGTTGGCTGCTGGTGGTCGGTATGCTGCTGTTTTCCGGCAGCCTCTATCTGCTGGCGCTGAGCGGGCTGCGCTGGCTCGGCGCGATAACCCCCCTGGGCGGGGTTGCCCTGCTGGGGGCCTGGGCTGCGCTGGTCGGCGCCGTCCTGGGGGCAAAGTATTGA
- a CDS encoding hotdog fold thioesterase: protein MAIWFHEVTLDEVNRLGRGNMIEHLGMEFYEIGPDFLKAKMPVDHRTRQPEGLLHGGASVALAETLGSYAANLVVDPEKYYCVGQEINANHVRGLRQGWVFGATRPLHLGRRSQIWEIQIEDEQERLVCVSRLTMAVVELKSLRTGA, encoded by the coding sequence ATGGCCATCTGGTTCCACGAAGTCACCCTCGACGAGGTCAATCGCCTGGGCCGGGGGAACATGATCGAACACCTGGGGATGGAGTTCTACGAGATCGGCCCGGATTTCCTCAAGGCGAAGATGCCGGTCGATCATCGCACCCGCCAGCCCGAGGGGCTTCTGCACGGTGGCGCCTCGGTGGCCCTCGCCGAGACCCTCGGCAGCTATGCGGCAAATCTGGTGGTCGACCCCGAAAAGTACTATTGCGTCGGCCAGGAGATCAACGCCAACCATGTTCGGGGTTTGCGCCAGGGGTGGGTCTTCGGCGCGACCAGGCCGCTGCACCTGGGGCGCCGCTCGCAGATCTGGGAGATCCAGATCGAGGACGAGCAGGAGCGACTGGTGTGCGTGTCGCGGCTGACCATGGCGGTGGTAGAGCTCAAATCCCTGCGCACCGGCGCCTGA
- a CDS encoding DNA-binding protein produces the protein MSEPKEDVEVSLEEAAAVLQTTKLNVLMHLKRKLLEGTELDGNWRISRSSLEALKLKTASEGKAVVCRSHCSSAGGCGGCK, from the coding sequence ATGAGTGAACCCAAAGAGGATGTAGAGGTAAGTCTGGAAGAGGCTGCGGCGGTGCTGCAGACCACCAAGTTGAATGTTCTGATGCATCTGAAACGCAAGCTGCTCGAGGGGACCGAACTTGACGGCAACTGGCGCATCTCCCGCTCCAGCCTCGAGGCGCTCAAGCTCAAGACCGCCAGCGAAGGCAAGGCGGTGGTCTGTCGCTCGCACTGCTCCTCGGCCGGGGGGTGCGGCGGCTGCAAATAA